One Leisingera sp. M658 genomic window carries:
- the doeA gene encoding ectoine hydrolase DoeA (DoeA (degradation of ectoine A) is also called EutD (ectoine utilization D).): MADPKLYFSRSEYQARIDKTRSGMARRGIDLLIVTDPSNMNWLTGYDGWSFYVHQCVVLGLEGEPLWYGRGQDANGALRTCFMEPASIIGYPDHYVQSTDRHPMDYLSAQLADRGLDGGTIGVEMDNYYFTAAAYASLQAHLPNARFANTNALVNWQRAVKSEAELTYMRQAGKIVERMHQRIFERVEPGMRKCDLVADIYDAALRYDEGLGFGGDYPAIVPLLPSGPDAAAPHLTWDDLPMKSGEGTFFEIAGVVHRYHCPLSRTVFLGKPTQTFLDAEKAVLEGMEAGLEMAKTGNTCEDIAKAFFKVLKKYGIEKDNRTGYPIGVSYPPDWGERTMSLRPGDTTVLEENMTFHFMTGLWMEDWGFEITESIRIGANRPECLSDVPRKMFVKD; the protein is encoded by the coding sequence ATGGCAGACCCCAAGCTGTATTTCTCCCGCTCTGAATACCAGGCGCGTATCGACAAAACCCGGTCCGGGATGGCCCGCCGCGGCATCGACCTTCTGATCGTTACCGATCCCTCGAACATGAACTGGCTGACCGGCTATGACGGCTGGTCCTTCTATGTCCATCAATGCGTTGTGCTGGGCCTTGAGGGTGAGCCGCTCTGGTACGGCCGCGGGCAGGATGCCAATGGCGCCTTGCGCACCTGCTTCATGGAACCCGCCAGTATCATTGGCTATCCGGACCATTACGTGCAATCGACTGACCGCCACCCGATGGATTACCTGTCGGCGCAGCTGGCGGACCGCGGGCTGGATGGTGGCACTATCGGCGTTGAAATGGACAACTACTATTTTACCGCAGCGGCCTATGCCTCGCTGCAGGCGCATCTGCCGAATGCCCGTTTTGCCAACACCAACGCGCTGGTCAACTGGCAGCGGGCGGTGAAATCCGAGGCTGAACTCACCTATATGCGCCAGGCCGGCAAGATCGTTGAGCGCATGCATCAGCGGATCTTTGAGCGTGTCGAGCCAGGGATGCGCAAATGCGATCTGGTGGCAGATATCTATGACGCCGCCCTGCGTTATGACGAGGGTCTGGGCTTTGGCGGCGACTATCCCGCCATTGTGCCGCTGCTGCCGTCAGGACCGGATGCAGCCGCGCCGCATCTGACCTGGGACGATCTGCCGATGAAATCCGGCGAGGGGACTTTCTTTGAAATCGCAGGCGTTGTGCACCGCTACCACTGCCCGTTGTCGCGCACGGTGTTCCTAGGCAAGCCGACACAGACCTTTCTTGATGCAGAAAAGGCAGTGCTGGAAGGCATGGAGGCGGGTCTGGAAATGGCAAAAACCGGCAACACTTGCGAGGACATTGCCAAGGCGTTCTTCAAGGTGCTGAAGAAGTACGGCATCGAAAAAGACAACCGTACCGGCTATCCGATCGGCGTCAGCTACCCGCCGGACTGGGGCGAGCGCACCATGTCGCTGCGTCCGGGCGACACCACCGTTCTGGAAGAAAATATGACCTTCCACTTCATGACCGGCCTCTGGATGGAGGACTGGGGTTTTGAGATCACTGAAAGCATCCGCATCGGGGCAAA
- the eutC gene encoding ectoine utilization protein EutC — protein MPDIKILTETELRDLVPLDADAVDCIEQGFTTLAGGKVVMPPIMTLPVPDHNGEVCVKTAYVPGIGSFAMKMSPGFFDNPKLGLPSTTGLMVVFSSRTGMLETLLLDNGYLTDVRTAAAGAVAARHLARADAARVCIIGAGVQAKMQLKAMTLVREIKSAVIWARDIAKAEAAAASLREELGFDITAGTDAAQAVSSADIVVTTTPAAKPVIKAEWLRPGQLVVAMGSDQEHKCELDPACLTKADVYVPDSQAQCAVKGELRSAIKAGLIANDRSFTELGDVASGKAAGRQVDSDLIIADLTGTGVQDTAIATLAGNRADAAGAGSTFTS, from the coding sequence ATGCCTGACATCAAGATCCTGACTGAGACGGAGCTGCGTGATCTGGTGCCGCTGGATGCTGATGCAGTGGATTGCATTGAGCAGGGATTCACGACGCTGGCCGGGGGCAAGGTGGTGATGCCGCCGATCATGACGCTGCCTGTGCCGGATCATAACGGCGAAGTCTGTGTCAAAACCGCCTATGTGCCGGGGATCGGCAGTTTCGCCATGAAGATGAGCCCGGGATTTTTCGACAACCCTAAACTCGGCCTGCCGAGCACAACCGGGCTGATGGTGGTGTTTTCCAGCAGGACTGGCATGCTTGAGACGCTGCTGCTGGACAATGGCTACCTCACCGATGTGCGCACCGCCGCTGCGGGTGCTGTCGCCGCGCGCCATCTGGCGCGTGCGGATGCGGCGCGTGTCTGCATCATCGGCGCCGGCGTGCAGGCGAAGATGCAGTTGAAGGCTATGACCCTGGTGCGCGAAATCAAAAGCGCCGTGATCTGGGCACGGGATATTGCCAAGGCTGAGGCCGCTGCTGCCAGCCTGCGCGAAGAGCTTGGGTTTGATATCACAGCCGGCACAGACGCCGCGCAGGCGGTCTCCTCGGCTGATATCGTCGTCACAACAACACCTGCAGCTAAGCCAGTGATCAAGGCGGAGTGGCTGCGGCCGGGCCAATTGGTCGTCGCCATGGGGTCGGATCAAGAGCACAAGTGTGAATTGGACCCCGCTTGCCTGACCAAGGCAGACGTGTACGTGCCTGACAGCCAGGCGCAGTGTGCCGTCAAGGGCGAGCTGCGCAGTGCCATCAAGGCGGGACTGATCGCAAATGACCGCAGTTTCACCGAACTGGGAGATGTCGCCTCAGGCAAGGCCGCCGGGCGCCAGGTGGACAGTGATCTGATCATTGCAGACCTGACCGGCACCGGCGTTCAGGACACCGCCATCGCAACTCTTGCAGGCAACCGCGCAGATGCGGCGGGTGCCGGCTCCACTTTCACCAGCTGA
- the eutB gene encoding hydroxyectoine utilization dehydratase EutB, translating into MTDNITLQDSYQARARIAGRIRQTALVSSPSLSARCGGEVSLKLESTQITGSFKLRGATNAVLSLTDEQRMAGVVGVSTGNHGRGLAYAAAQAGVRCIICMSELVPQNKVEGIKSHGAEVRIAGRSQDDAQVEVDRLVADGMTMLPPFDHRDIIAGQSTVALEMLEHMPDLDTVLVPLSGGGLISGVAMVMKAVNLEIRVIGVSMERGAAMYECLQAGKPVLVEEKATLADSLGGGIGLNNAYTFEMTRAFVDDVVLVSETEIAAAIRHAYFEERQVIEGSGSVGIAALLAGKIENPGRCVSLVSGQNIDMTLHKRIINGEDVNVEAETKGGADA; encoded by the coding sequence ATGACTGACAACATCACCCTTCAGGACAGCTATCAGGCCCGGGCGCGGATTGCCGGGCGTATCCGGCAGACGGCACTGGTATCTTCGCCCTCTCTCAGCGCGCGTTGCGGCGGAGAGGTTTCGTTGAAACTGGAAAGCACCCAGATCACTGGCAGTTTCAAACTGCGCGGTGCCACCAATGCGGTTTTGTCGCTGACCGATGAACAGCGCATGGCGGGTGTGGTTGGCGTGTCCACTGGCAACCACGGGCGCGGGCTGGCCTACGCCGCAGCGCAGGCCGGGGTGCGCTGCATCATCTGCATGTCGGAGCTGGTGCCGCAAAACAAGGTCGAAGGCATCAAATCCCACGGCGCCGAAGTGCGCATTGCGGGCCGCTCGCAGGACGATGCCCAGGTTGAGGTCGACAGGCTGGTGGCGGACGGCATGACCATGCTGCCGCCCTTTGACCATCGCGACATCATCGCGGGCCAGAGTACGGTAGCGCTGGAAATGCTGGAACATATGCCGGATCTGGACACCGTGCTGGTGCCGCTGTCCGGCGGCGGGCTGATTTCCGGCGTGGCGATGGTGATGAAGGCAGTGAACCTGGAAATCCGCGTGATTGGCGTGTCGATGGAACGCGGCGCGGCAATGTATGAATGCCTGCAGGCCGGTAAACCGGTCCTGGTTGAGGAAAAAGCCACGCTTGCGGATTCTCTGGGCGGCGGCATCGGGTTGAATAATGCCTATACCTTTGAAATGACAAGGGCTTTTGTCGATGATGTGGTGCTGGTTTCCGAGACGGAAATCGCCGCCGCCATCCGTCATGCCTATTTCGAAGAACGCCAGGTGATCGAAGGCTCCGGCAGCGTTGGTATCGCTGCCCTGCTGGCGGGCAAGATCGAAAATCCCGGCCGCTGCGTCTCATTGGTCAGTGGTCAGAACATCGACATGACCCTGCACAAACGCATCATCAACGGAGAAGATGTCAATGTGGAAGCCGAAACCAAGGGGGGCGCAGATGCCTGA
- the eutA gene encoding ectoine utilization protein EutA, which translates to MVFDIHSTPSRVPARLDDRPVKKRIALVALATDHTSERDFARICDPDRVGVYTNRIAFENPTTRETLLQTGPRLTEAAAQILPEEEVDVVAYGCTAASIVLGNDAVTRYLNAAKPKTPCVTPSSAAFDAFEALGASRVSLLTPYSPAVTDEMAQYFTAHGPEVVSAACFGLTDDRQMARISENSIIEAGIAACDEGADALFLSCTALRAAPCVQRIEDRLGKPVVSSNQAMVWRCLRLAGIADPVPGYGRLFEL; encoded by the coding sequence ATGGTTTTTGATATCCATTCCACGCCGTCGCGGGTTCCGGCCCGGCTGGACGACCGTCCGGTCAAAAAGCGGATCGCGCTGGTGGCGCTGGCGACCGACCACACGTCGGAACGCGACTTTGCCCGGATCTGCGACCCGGACCGGGTCGGCGTCTACACAAACCGTATCGCGTTTGAAAATCCGACCACTAGGGAAACTCTGCTGCAGACCGGCCCGCGGCTGACTGAAGCAGCGGCGCAAATCCTGCCGGAGGAAGAGGTGGACGTGGTGGCCTATGGCTGCACCGCGGCTTCCATCGTCTTGGGCAATGACGCAGTCACCCGCTACCTGAACGCCGCCAAGCCAAAGACGCCCTGTGTCACCCCAAGCTCTGCCGCCTTTGATGCGTTTGAGGCGCTGGGTGCCAGCCGGGTGTCGCTGCTAACCCCCTACAGCCCGGCGGTCACCGATGAGATGGCGCAGTACTTTACGGCGCACGGGCCGGAGGTGGTGAGTGCTGCCTGCTTTGGCCTGACAGATGACCGCCAGATGGCGCGGATTTCCGAGAATAGCATCATCGAGGCCGGGATCGCTGCCTGTGATGAGGGCGCGGATGCGCTGTTTCTGTCCTGCACCGCGCTGCGGGCGGCACCTTGCGTGCAGCGGATCGAGGACCGGCTGGGCAAGCCGGTTGTCAGCTCAAACCAGGCGATGGTCTGGCGCTGCCTGCGCCTGGCCGGGATCGCGGATCCGGTGCCAGGCTACGGCAGGCTCTTTGAACTCTAA
- a CDS encoding universal stress protein produces MFTSILVPFDGSQGAEAALAKAAELAQLCGAGLTLLTVYRHHSLLEASMHMVRPDQPEDLDEIMRSHAKQVAERGKALAAAGGVQSPRAFVKAGPVARTITGFAREHGHDLIVIGSRGLGSLEGVLLGSVSHKVTSLAETPVLVV; encoded by the coding sequence ATGTTCACATCCATTCTGGTGCCCTTCGACGGCTCCCAAGGCGCCGAGGCCGCGCTGGCCAAGGCGGCGGAGTTGGCGCAGCTGTGCGGGGCTGGGCTGACCTTGCTGACGGTCTACCGCCACCATTCGCTGCTGGAGGCATCAATGCATATGGTGCGTCCGGATCAGCCGGAGGACTTGGACGAGATCATGCGCAGCCACGCCAAGCAGGTGGCCGAGCGCGGCAAGGCGCTGGCGGCGGCGGGCGGCGTTCAAAGCCCCCGCGCCTTTGTCAAAGCCGGCCCGGTGGCGCGCACCATCACGGGGTTTGCCAGGGAGCACGGGCATGATCTGATCGTGATCGGCAGCCGCGGCCTTGGCTCGCTGGAAGGGGTGCTGCTGGGCAGTGTCTCTCACAAGGTGACGAGCCTGGCCGAAACCCCGGTTCTTGTTGTTTAG
- a CDS encoding TRAP transporter large permease, translating to MAATIFLTMIALLLLGFPMMIPLIAGAFIGFLMLFGDLARTETMVQQMMAGIRPASLIAVPMFIFAADIMTRGQSAGRLINVVMAYIGHIRGGLAISTAAACTMFGAVSGSTQATVVAIGSPLRPRMLQAGYKDSFVLALIVNASDIAFLIPPSIGMIIYGVVSSTSIAELFIAGIGPGLLILLLFSIYAYIYAVRNNVPTEPKATWRQRLQTMRAALWPMGFPVIIIGGIYGGVFSPTEAAAACVLYALILEVAVFRSMSLADVYETAKSTGLVTAIVFILVGAGAAFSWVISFAQVPQQILGAIGIAEMGAIGVLFVISIAFFIGCMFVDPIVVILVLVPVFAPVVKSVGLDPVLVGTIITLQVAIGSATPPFGCDIFTAIAVFKRPYAEVVRGTPPFILMLLGVSVALIFFPQIALFLRDLAFAK from the coding sequence GTGGCTGCAACAATATTTTTGACCATGATCGCCCTGCTGCTGCTGGGCTTTCCGATGATGATCCCGCTGATTGCCGGCGCCTTCATCGGGTTTCTGATGCTGTTCGGCGATCTGGCCCGGACTGAGACAATGGTACAGCAGATGATGGCCGGCATCCGGCCCGCCTCGCTGATTGCGGTGCCGATGTTCATCTTTGCCGCTGATATCATGACCCGCGGCCAGTCGGCCGGGCGGCTGATCAATGTGGTGATGGCCTATATCGGCCATATCCGCGGCGGGCTGGCGATCTCTACCGCAGCTGCCTGCACCATGTTCGGCGCCGTTTCCGGATCGACCCAAGCCACCGTTGTGGCCATCGGTTCGCCGCTGCGCCCGCGGATGCTGCAGGCGGGCTACAAGGACAGCTTTGTGCTGGCGCTGATCGTGAACGCCAGCGACATCGCCTTTCTGATCCCGCCCTCTATCGGCATGATCATCTATGGCGTGGTCTCTAGCACCTCGATTGCCGAGCTGTTCATTGCGGGCATTGGTCCCGGCCTGCTGATCCTGCTGCTGTTTTCCATCTACGCCTATATCTACGCCGTGCGTAACAACGTGCCGACCGAGCCCAAGGCCACCTGGCGCCAGCGGCTGCAGACCATGCGTGCCGCACTTTGGCCGATGGGGTTTCCGGTGATCATCATCGGCGGCATCTACGGCGGCGTCTTCAGCCCGACCGAGGCCGCGGCGGCCTGCGTTCTCTATGCGCTGATCCTGGAGGTCGCCGTGTTCCGCTCAATGTCGCTGGCGGATGTCTATGAAACCGCAAAATCCACCGGGCTGGTTACCGCCATCGTGTTCATTCTGGTGGGGGCAGGGGCTGCGTTTTCCTGGGTTATCTCATTCGCTCAGGTGCCGCAGCAGATCCTTGGCGCCATAGGGATTGCCGAGATGGGCGCCATAGGGGTGCTGTTCGTGATCTCCATCGCGTTTTTCATCGGTTGTATGTTTGTCGATCCCATCGTGGTGATCCTGGTGCTGGTGCCGGTTTTTGCGCCGGTGGTGAAGTCGGTGGGGCTGGACCCGGTTCTGGTTGGCACAATCATCACCCTGCAGGTGGCTATCGGATCGGCCACGCCGCCGTTCGGCTGTGATATTTTCACTGCCATTGCCGTGTTCAAACGCCCCTATGCCGAGGTGGTGCGCGGCACGCCGCCCTTCATCCTGATGCTGCTGGGGGTGTCGGTGGCGCTGATCTTCTTCCCGCAGATTGCGTTGTTTCTGCGCGACCTGGCCTTTGCAAAATAA
- a CDS encoding TRAP transporter small permease, protein MQQSHESALPGFLGVIDSAISRIESFLLAAGVLLMAANTVANVVGRFVLGNSIFFTEELNRILIILITFAGISYAARNARHIRMSAIYDLLPPHLRKVMIVVISIITAGFMFLLCFYAVKYIGSQAARGRVLPALQIPVWVILVWVPAGFFMTGAQYLLTAVRNLTSPGIYLSTHVQEGYEDAEEIEI, encoded by the coding sequence ATGCAACAGTCACACGAGTCAGCGCTGCCTGGGTTTCTGGGTGTGATCGACAGCGCCATCAGCCGCATTGAATCATTTCTGCTAGCGGCAGGGGTTCTGCTGATGGCCGCCAATACTGTGGCCAATGTTGTGGGGCGGTTCGTGCTGGGGAACTCCATCTTCTTTACCGAGGAGCTGAACCGGATCCTGATCATCCTGATCACCTTTGCCGGCATCAGCTATGCCGCGCGCAACGCCCGCCACATCCGGATGTCGGCGATTTATGACCTGCTGCCGCCGCATCTGCGCAAGGTGATGATCGTGGTGATTTCCATAATCACCGCTGGTTTCATGTTCCTGCTGTGCTTTTACGCGGTGAAATACATTGGCTCGCAGGCCGCGCGCGGACGGGTGCTGCCCGCACTGCAGATCCCGGTCTGGGTCATCCTGGTCTGGGTGCCTGCCGGGTTCTTCATGACCGGCGCCCAATACCTGCTGACCGCCGTGCGCAATCTGACGTCTCCCGGCATCTATCTCTCGACGCATGTGCAAGAGGGATATGAGGACGCAGAAGAAATCGAAATCTGA
- the dctP gene encoding TRAP transporter substrate-binding protein DctP, producing MAQTVKITFGALAAAGIALAGSAAQADTWRYAFEEAMTDVQGVYAQKFKAEIEANSDHEIQLFPYGTLGESADIMEQTQDGILQFVDQSPGFTGSLIPEAQVFFVPYLLPTDQDHLARFYKESKAINGMFKPLYADQGLELLNMFPEGEVAMTTKTPVTTCADLDEVKFRVMTNPLLVESYKAFGATPTPLPWGEVYGGLQTNVIQGQENPTFFLYSTKIYEVTDYITYAGHNNFTTAVMANKDFYDGLSAEDQQLVQNAAQAAYDHTVVYQQQAAETELAKIMEAKPEMQVTVLNDDQRSCFMAAAAEVEAKFIEMTGDSGAAILEQLKADLAATAN from the coding sequence ATGGCTCAAACTGTCAAAATCACCTTCGGTGCCCTTGCGGCAGCGGGGATTGCCCTGGCAGGCAGTGCCGCGCAGGCGGACACCTGGCGCTATGCCTTTGAAGAGGCAATGACCGATGTGCAGGGTGTTTATGCGCAGAAATTCAAGGCAGAGATCGAGGCGAACTCGGATCACGAGATCCAGCTGTTCCCCTATGGCACATTGGGTGAATCGGCCGACATCATGGAGCAGACTCAGGACGGCATCCTGCAGTTTGTGGACCAATCACCGGGCTTTACCGGCTCGCTGATCCCGGAGGCACAGGTGTTCTTTGTGCCATACCTGCTGCCAACCGATCAGGATCACCTGGCGCGCTTTTACAAGGAAAGCAAGGCGATCAACGGCATGTTCAAGCCGCTTTATGCGGATCAGGGGCTGGAGCTTTTGAACATGTTCCCCGAGGGCGAAGTGGCGATGACCACCAAGACTCCGGTGACCACCTGCGCCGATCTGGACGAGGTGAAGTTCCGGGTGATGACCAACCCGCTGCTGGTCGAAAGCTACAAGGCCTTTGGCGCCACCCCGACACCGCTGCCCTGGGGCGAGGTTTACGGCGGGCTGCAGACCAATGTGATCCAGGGGCAGGAGAACCCGACGTTCTTCCTCTATTCAACCAAGATCTATGAGGTCACAGATTACATCACCTACGCCGGCCACAACAATTTCACCACCGCGGTGATGGCCAACAAGGACTTTTACGACGGCCTCAGCGCCGAGGATCAGCAACTGGTGCAGAACGCGGCGCAGGCCGCCTATGACCACACCGTGGTTTATCAGCAGCAAGCGGCGGAGACTGAGCTGGCCAAGATCATGGAAGCCAAACCGGAAATGCAGGTGACTGTGCTGAACGACGATCAGCGCAGCTGCTTCATGGCAGCAGCGGCTGAGGTCGAGGCCAAGTTCATTGAGATGACCGGCGACAGCGGCGCCGCGATCCTGGAACAGTTGAAGGCTGACCTGGCGGCCACTGCCAACTGA
- a CDS encoding PLP-dependent aminotransferase family protein has protein sequence MTIWHPDPSALTSPLHASLALAIARAISDGKLPKGTQLPTHRKMADDLGLSVHTVSKAYESLRRQRLIDGQVGRGSYVLDPDKSNDQPFQLSSERGGGFDLSISRPAFSQQHAERFEQALRELPEGLDPSYYLSCRPNIGHDAHRAAGSQWLRHCGLEVPPERIIMTNGVSHGMSAALSALTRPGDTVVSDKVTHHLLVSGCSYLGLNLAGVDVDADGILPDALERFCQESNPKVLFLLPSLANTTAGMMTEERRRALVDVARKHDLHIIENDAFGPVAEGRPVAVTALAPERSIYLTTFTKCTVSGLRAGYMAAPEHLLPALTGRIVVFGWMATPLMCELATRWVQDGTALELAQWQRSALAERHGIAAEVLKDWHWQGHPSALHLWLPLPKGWSTSSFVSYARELKVAVAPDAPFLPPKTPPQNAVRLSLGSIQDLGRFRQALELIAGMLGRPPEGIAPFTY, from the coding sequence ATGACAATTTGGCATCCTGATCCCTCCGCCTTGACCTCCCCCCTGCATGCGAGCCTTGCGCTGGCCATTGCCAGGGCAATCTCAGACGGCAAGCTGCCGAAGGGGACGCAGCTGCCGACCCATCGCAAAATGGCCGATGATCTTGGCCTCAGTGTCCACACCGTCAGCAAGGCATATGAAAGTTTGCGGCGGCAAAGGCTGATTGATGGCCAAGTCGGCCGGGGCAGCTACGTTCTGGATCCTGACAAGTCCAACGATCAGCCGTTTCAGCTGAGCTCTGAACGCGGTGGCGGTTTCGACCTGTCGATTTCACGCCCGGCATTCTCGCAGCAACATGCTGAGCGGTTCGAACAAGCGCTGAGGGAACTGCCGGAGGGGTTGGACCCGAGCTACTATCTGTCCTGCCGCCCGAATATCGGTCATGACGCCCACCGTGCCGCCGGATCGCAATGGCTGCGGCATTGCGGTTTGGAAGTGCCGCCGGAGCGGATCATTATGACGAATGGGGTCAGTCACGGCATGTCAGCGGCGCTGTCGGCGCTGACCCGGCCTGGCGACACGGTAGTGTCAGACAAGGTCACGCATCATTTGCTGGTTTCGGGGTGTTCTTATTTGGGTTTGAACCTTGCGGGGGTTGATGTGGATGCGGATGGTATCCTTCCGGATGCGCTTGAGCGGTTTTGCCAGGAAAGCAACCCTAAAGTGTTGTTTTTGCTTCCGTCCTTGGCCAACACGACAGCGGGTATGATGACTGAGGAACGCCGCCGCGCGCTGGTGGATGTCGCCCGCAAACACGATCTGCACATCATCGAAAACGATGCCTTTGGTCCGGTGGCCGAGGGACGTCCGGTGGCGGTTACTGCTCTTGCGCCGGAGCGTTCAATCTATTTGACTACCTTTACCAAATGCACTGTGTCGGGGCTGCGCGCAGGATACATGGCGGCGCCGGAGCATCTGCTGCCGGCATTGACCGGGCGGATTGTCGTGTTTGGTTGGATGGCGACGCCGCTGATGTGCGAACTGGCCACCCGTTGGGTGCAGGACGGCACCGCGTTGGAGCTGGCGCAGTGGCAGCGATCTGCGCTGGCCGAGCGTCATGGCATCGCCGCTGAGGTGCTGAAAGACTGGCACTGGCAGGGCCACCCCTCGGCGTTGCATCTATGGCTGCCGCTGCCCAAGGGCTGGAGCACCAGCAGTTTCGTGTCTTACGCGCGTGAGTTGAAAGTCGCGGTGGCGCCGGATGCACCGTTCCTGCCCCCTAAGACGCCGCCGCAGAATGCTGTGCGTCTGTCGCTTGGCAGCATCCAGGATCTGGGGCGTTTCAGGCAAGCGTTGGAGTTGATCGCCGGAATGCTGGGCCGCCCGCCGGAGGGGATTGCGCCTTTCACATACTGA